One genomic segment of Stegostoma tigrinum isolate sSteTig4 chromosome 21, sSteTig4.hap1, whole genome shotgun sequence includes these proteins:
- the LOC125462880 gene encoding pepsin A-like: protein MKWLLIALACVQLSECMIRIPLIKGKSARDVLQEKGLLEDFLKKHPYDLCSKYRVPYCSQVLDTAEPMINYLDLSYYGAISIGNPPQSFTVIFDTGSSNLWVPSIYCSEQSCTKHHRFNPSASSTYYSNNQRVSIQYGTGAMVGILGYDTVRISNINIHNQEFGLSTSEPGGFFSYVKFDGILGMGYPSLAASGATTVFQNLMSQNLVDEPLFSVYLTRQDGASGSEIAFGGIDTNHYTGQIHWVPVTREAYWQILIDRVTINGQVVACSGGCPAIVDTGTSLLVGPSTPINNIQQSIGATPTYYGQYNINCNNLNNMPDVVFTINGVDFPLPAQAYALQLNFGNQQSCSSGFGVTGGSLWILGDVFIGEYYSIFDVGNNRVGLAKAV, encoded by the exons ATGAAGTGGTTACTCATTGCTCTCGCTTGTGTTCAGCTCTCTGAATGTATGATCAG AATACCTTTGATTAAGGGCAAATCTGCCCGTGATGTTCTCCAGGAGAAAGGATTGCTGGAAGACTTCCTGAAGAAACATCCGTATGATCTCTGCTCAAAATATCGAGTGCCCTATTGCAGCCAAGTTCTAGATACAGCGGAACCAATGATTAACTACCTGGAC CTGTCATACTATGGAGCAATTAGCATTGGGAATCCACCGCAGAGCTTCACCGTCATCTTTGACACTGGTTCATCCAATCTCTGGGTCCCTTCAATTTACTGCTCTGAACAGTCATGCA CAAAGCATCACAGATTCAACCCCAGTGCATCTTCGACATATTATTCAAATAACCAGCGTGTATCTATCCAGTATGGTACAGGTGCCATGGTTGGAATATTGGGATATGACACTGTCAGG atttcaaacatcaataTCCACAATCAGGAATTTGGTCTCAGTACTAGTGAGCCTGGTGGATTCTTTTCCTATGTCAAGTTTGATGGAATTCTGGGCATGGGCTACCCATCTCTTGCAGCATCAGGAGCTACAACTGTATTTCAGAACTTAATGTCTCAGAATCTGGTGGATGagcctctgttttctgtctatcTGACCAG ACAAGATGGGGCATCCGGAAGTGAAATTGCTTTTGGGGGAATTGACACAAACCACTACACTGGTCAAATTCACTGGGTTCCTGTCACTCGTGAGGCCTACTGGCAAATCCTCATTGACCG GGTGACAATCAATGGTCAGGTTGTGGCCTGCAGTGGAGGTTGTCCTGCCATTGTTGATACTGGCACTTCTCTTCTTGTTGGTCCCAGCACTCCCATCAACAACATTCAGCAGTCTATTGGAGCTACTCCAACTTACTATGGCCAG TACAACATAAACTGTAACAATCTGAACAACATGCCCGATGTGGTCTTCACCATCAATGGAGTTGACTTCCCTCTTCCTGCGCAAGCCTACGCTTTGCAG CTAAATTTCGGTAACCAACAAAGCTGCTCCAGTGGATTTGGCGTTACTGGTGGAAGCCTCTGGATTCTGGGAGATGTTTTCATTGGAGAATATTATTCCATTTTTGATGTGGGGAACAACCGTGTGGGCTTGGCTAAGGCTGTTTAA